In the genome of Corythoichthys intestinalis isolate RoL2023-P3 chromosome 19, ASM3026506v1, whole genome shotgun sequence, one region contains:
- the grem1a gene encoding gremlin-1a isoform X2 — protein MAPGAITEEVLESSQEALHVTERRYLRLDWCKTQPLKQTIHEEGCLSRTIINRFCYGQCNSFHIPRHIYQDGNAFESCSACKPKTFSTVTYTLFCPGKTPGTRKKRVQRVKQCRCTTINMD, from the coding sequence ATGGCGCCCGGAGCTATCACCGAGGAGGTTCTGGAGTCCAGTCAGGAGGCTCTGCACGTCACGGAGCGTCGGTACCTGCGGTTGGATTGGTGTAAAACCCAACCGCTCAAGCAGACCATCCATGAAGAGGGATGCCTAAGTCGAACCATCATAAATCGGTTCTGCTACGGCCAGTGTAACTCCTTCCACATCCCGCGGCACATTTACCAGGACGGAAACGCCTTCGAGTCCTGCTCTGCTTGTAAACCTAAAACCTTCAGCACGGTCACTTACACGCTGTTCTGTCCCGGAAAGACGCCCGGTACCAGGAAGAAACGGGTTCAGCGCGTGAAGCAGTGCAGGTGTACTACAATAAACATGGATTAG
- the grem1a gene encoding gremlin-1a isoform X1, with protein MMRSPSFLIFTVLVLHSTPRTHAATFQSAFPHPNKSNPDETERCQPPPISGFITRGMAPGAITEEVLESSQEALHVTERRYLRLDWCKTQPLKQTIHEEGCLSRTIINRFCYGQCNSFHIPRHIYQDGNAFESCSACKPKTFSTVTYTLFCPGKTPGTRKKRVQRVKQCRCTTINMD; from the coding sequence ATGATGAGAAGTCCGTCATTTCTGATCTTCACGGTTCTTGTTCTGCACAGCACACCAAGGACGCATGCCGCCACCTTTCAAAGTGCTTTCCCGCACCCAAACAAATCCAACCCTGACGAAACGGAGCGATGCCAGCCACCTCCTATCAGTGGATTCATTACCCGTGGAATGGCGCCCGGAGCTATCACCGAGGAGGTTCTGGAGTCCAGTCAGGAGGCTCTGCACGTCACGGAGCGTCGGTACCTGCGGTTGGATTGGTGTAAAACCCAACCGCTCAAGCAGACCATCCATGAAGAGGGATGCCTAAGTCGAACCATCATAAATCGGTTCTGCTACGGCCAGTGTAACTCCTTCCACATCCCGCGGCACATTTACCAGGACGGAAACGCCTTCGAGTCCTGCTCTGCTTGTAAACCTAAAACCTTCAGCACGGTCACTTACACGCTGTTCTGTCCCGGAAAGACGCCCGGTACCAGGAAGAAACGGGTTCAGCGCGTGAAGCAGTGCAGGTGTACTACAATAAACATGGATTAG